The Bombus huntii isolate Logan2020A chromosome 6, iyBomHunt1.1, whole genome shotgun sequence genome window below encodes:
- the LOC126866781 gene encoding uncharacterized protein LOC126866781, giving the protein MASRRSILLLRRLHRVTAIRIIRGYRTVSHASASTLAASLPWELRALALKKRYSRRREWHPGEDPTEQAAPNDTGTAEEDTWNLWRSQLINGRSEHRGADAVLPNWEAWRSRHGLPLTFRMTQVLTGHGVFGEFLKRIRRETTDICHHCGEGRDIAQHTLELCPAWVLPRYTLRHAIGETLTPSAIVEAMLRGSQEYEAVRLFCERVMLAKERAERERKKNSHPCRIRRWRRMAVRRPRAAPPPPQRTTTRRSDSTRGNDLPLTPT; this is encoded by the coding sequence ATGGCAAGCCGTCGCAGCATTCTGCTCCTGAGAAGGCTGCACAGAGTGACCGCCATCAGAATCATTAGGGGATACCGGACGGTGTCTCACGCGTCGGCGTCCACCCTAGCCGCGTCCCTCCCGTGGGAGCTGCGGGCGCTGGCGCTCAAAAAGAGATACTCCCGCCGGAGAGAATGGCACCCGGGAGAAGACCCCACCGAGCAGGCGGCTCCAAACGACACAGGAACCGCCGAGGAGGACACATGGAACCTGTGGCGATCCCAACTGATCAACGGGAGAAGCGAACACCGAGGCGCGGATGCGGTCCTACCAAACTGGGAGGCATGGAGGAGCCGCCACGGCCTCCCACTCACATTCAGGATGACACAAGTACTCACCGGACACGGTGTGTTCGGCGAGTTCCTGAAGAGAATAAGGCGAGAGACGACAGACATCTGCCACCACTGCGGAGAGGGCAGGGACATAGCGCAGCACACCCTGGAGCTCTGTCCGGCGTGGGTGCTGCCCCGCTACACCCTGCGGCACGCCATAGGAGAAACGTTGACCCCATCAGCGATTGTGGAAGCGATGTTGAGAGGGTCACAGGAATACGAGGCCGTCCGCCTCTTCTGCGAGCGAGTTATGCTCGCGAAGGAGAGagcggaaagggagagaaagaaaaactctCACCCCTGCAGGATAAGACGATGGAGAAGGATGGCAGTCAGACGACCCAGAGCCGCCCCGCCACCACCCCAACGGACTACGACCAGAAGAAGTGACAGCACTAGGGGCAACGACCTCCCCCTAACGCCCACTTAA